The region GGGGTTCCTCCGGGCCGACGACCCGCGGATGCGCTCGACGATCCACGCGGTGGAGGACCGGCTGTCGCACGACGGCCTGTTGCGGCGCTGGGACGGCGACCCGGCCGGGTTTCTCATCTGCTCGTTCTGGCTGGTGAGCTGCCTGGCGCTGGCCGGCGAACGGGACCGGGCGCACACGCTGTTCAAGGAGTTGGCGGGGCGGGTCAACGACCTGGGCCTGTTCGCCGAGCAGATCGACCCGCTGACCGGCGAGCAGTTGGGCAACTTTCCCCAGGCGTTCTCCCACATCGGCCTGATCAACGCCGCCGGTGTGCTGACCGACGTCGAGCGGGATCCCGCGTTGCGCGGTCTCGGCATGCCGCCGGAGCACTTCAGTCCGGCGCGCTCCTGAACCGCCCGGCTGCCCGCGCGCGTCCCCGGGCGGACGGGCGGGGCGCGGGGAAGAATGCCGGCATGCGGTTGGTGCTCACGGCAGACACCCACGTACCGAAGCGGGCCCGGGACCTGCCCGGCCCGCTCTGGGCCGCGATCGAGGCGGCGGACGTGGTGGTGCACGCCGGCGACTGGGTGGACGAGACGCTGCTCGACGCGATGACCGCGCGTTCGCGCCGACTCGTCGGGGTGTACGGCAACAACGACGGGCCGGCGCTGCGCGCCCGGCTGCCGGAGGTGGCCCGGGTCGACCTCGACGGCCTGCGGGTCGCCGTGGTGCACGAGACCGGCCCTCGGACCGGTCGCGAGAAGCGGTGTGCGGCCCTCTTCCCCGACGTCGACCTGCTGGTCTTCGGGCACTCACACATTCCCTGGGACACCGAGGCGCCCGGTGGGCTGCGGTTGCTCAACCCCGGGTCACCGACCGACCGGCGCTCGCAGCCGCACGCCACCTACCTCAGCGCCACGATCAGCGCTGGCCGCCTGACCGAGGTGACCCTGCACCGGCTCACCCGCGACTGACCGCGCGATCGCCACCCGCCGTCGATCATGGAGTTGTGGTGGGTGACAAAGTGCTTGTATCACCTCAAGTCAGGCACCACCACTCCATGATCGACGCGGTCGGCCCGATGCTGCGGGGCCTTGCTCTACTGGCCTCGGCCGGTTCGGGCCTGGAGTTCGTCGATCTGCTTGGACGCCTCGGCCTTGGTCAGGTCGTCCGGGAGGTCGGCCTGCGCCTCGCGGGCGAGCGTGTGCAGGTAGGACTCCTGAGCTGCGGTGGGCGGCTCGTCACCAGTGACCCACTCGTCCGGGTCCTTGATCGCGGCGCTCTGGTCGGCCTGCTGGTTGTCGCGGTCGGTCATCGTCATCACCTTTCTTTCGAACAGGTGTGCCAGTACCCCGTTCGTCGGTGGTTCATGCGCCCCGGCCCCGCCGCCTACGATCACCAGATGACGGTGGACCGGTCGGGTGTGGTGGTGGTCGGAGCGGGCATCGCCGGGATGGCCTGCGCGGTGGAACTGGTTCGCGCGGGCGTGCCGGTGCGGGTCCGGGAGCGGGCGCACGTCTGCGGCGGCCGGATGGCCAGCAAGCGCTTCGGCGGGCGGCCCGCCGACATCGGCGCCGCGTACTTCACCGCCAGCGACCCGGACTTCACCGCCGTGGTCGAGCAGTGGCGCGCCGCCGGCCTGGTCCGCGAGTGGACCGACACCTTCCAGTCGTACGACCGCGACGGGCGTCGGGACGTGCCCGGACCGATGCGCTTCGCCGCACCGCGCGGTTTGCGTTCGTTGGTCGAGCACCTGGCCGGCGCGGTGCCGGTGACCGTCGACCGGCTGGTGCTCACCATCGAGCCCGGGCCGACGGTGGACGGCGAGTCGTGCGCGGCGGTCGCCCTGGCCATGCCCGGCCCGCAGGCCGCCCTGCTGCTCGACCCCGCGCTGGCCGACGCCACCCGGGTCGTGCAGGCGCAGCGCTGGTCGCCCACGATGGCCGCGGTGCTGCGTTTTCCGACCCGGCGGTGGCCGGAGTTCCGGGGCGCGTTCGTCAACGACCATCCGGTGCTCAGCCTCGTCTGCGACGACGGTGACCGGCGCGGAGACGGTGCTCCGGTGCTGGTCGCGCACACCGTCGCGGAATTCGCCGCCGGTCACCTGGCCCAGCCCAGCGGCGCCGGCCCGGCCATCGAGCAGGCCGTCCGCGACCTCCTGGGCCTCCCCGAGCCGGCCGTCGACGTGCACGTGCACCGCTGGACGTACGCGAAGCCGACCGCCCACACCGACGACGCCACCCATCACCTCGACGCCGACGGGATCGGCCTGGCCGGCGACGCGTTCGGTAAGCCGCAGGTGCAGACGGCCTGGCGCTCCGGGCGGGACCTCGGCCGTGCCCTGGCCGCCCGCCTGACCTGAAGGCGGTCAGGAGTGCCCGGCCGCCGCGACGGGCCGGGCATCGGTGTCCCGCTCGGGCGGGTCGGCGGTCCGCTCGCCCTCCCGGTCCAGTAGCTGCATCACCGGAGTCGCCGTGATGCCGTGCACCACCACGGACACCAGCACCACCAACCCGACGGTCGCCCAGAGCAGCTCGGCCTGCGGGAAGTCGGCCTTCGTGGTGGCGTACGCGAGGTAGTAGAACGATCCGACGCCACGGATGCCGAACGACGAGATGACCCAGTGCTCGGCCGGCCGCCCCGGTGCCCCGCGCAGCGACAACCAGCCGACCAGCGGCCGGATCAGGAACACCAGCGCCAGCCCGACGGCGGCCGCCGACCAGGTCAGCGGGATCAGCAGACCACCCACGATCGCGCCGCCGAGCAGCAGCAACAGCACCAGGGTGAGCAGCCGTTCGACCTGCTCGGCGAAGTCGTGCAGCACCGAGTGGAACTCGTGGGTCCGCTCGGCGGCCCGGATCGCGCGGGCGGCCACGAACACCGCCAGGAAGCCGTACCCGCCGACCACCTCCACCAGCCCGTACGCCAGGAACGTGGCAGCCAGGGCCAGGAAACCCTCGGCGTGCCGGGCCAGCCGCAGAGTGCTGGGCGCGCGGAAGAACAACTTGCCCAGCAGCCAGCCGATGAGAAGGCCACCGCCGACCCCGACACCCACCTTCCACAACACGTCCACGGTGAACCACTCGACGAACCACTCGCGAGGGGCCAGGCTGGTCGAGGCGATGGCGATGGCGGCGTAGACGAACGGGAACGCCAACCCGTCGTTGAGTCCGGCCTCGGAGGTCAACGCGAAGCGGACCTCGTCCTCGGAGTCCTCCACGTCGGTCGGCTCGCCGACCTGCACGTCGGCGGCGAGCACCGGATCGGTCGGGGCCAGCGCGGCGCCCAACAACAGGGCGGCGGCCGGCACCAACCCCGCCCACCACCAGCCGAGCAGTGCCACCGCGGCGATACACAGGGGCATCGCGATCGCCAGCAGCCGCCAGGTGGACGACCACTTCCGCCAACTCAACGGCCGGTCGATCTTGAGCCCGGCGCCCATCAGCGCGACGATCACCCCGATCTCGGTGAGGTGGGTGGCCAGTTCCGGGTGGGCCAGCGGATCCGGTGTCGGTAGCCCCACCGGGAGCAGGAACACCACCATGCCGAGGGCGAGGAAGGCGATCGGCATGGACAGTGGGCGGTACTCCAGGACCCGCGGGAGGATGCCCGCGAGCAGCGCGCCCACACCGACCAGCGCGAACGCCACATCAACCGGCTCCACGGCACCACCTCTCCGCCGCACCCGCGAGGCGCGGGCAGGTGGTGACAGACCTTGCCCCGCGGGGCCTCCCGCTATGCGCGAACCGGTGTGGAACTCACTCGCGGGCCCGGGTGAGCGGTGAGTCCGCCAATTCGCCCAGCAACGCGGCCGGGTCGTCGTACACCGCCACCGCGCCGGCGCCGGCCAACTCGCCTCGGCTGGTGCCGCCGCAGGTCAGCCCCACGCAGGGGATGTCCAACTTGCCGGCCGCGACGACGTCCCACACCGAGTCGCCGACGAAGACCACCCGCTCGGCGGCCAACCCGGACTGCTCCAACGCCGCGACCAGGATGTCCGGGGCCGGCTTGCTCTGCTCCGCGTCCGCAGAGGAGGTGATCGTGTCGATCACGTCGTCGGCGGCCAGCGCCCGGCGCAAGGCCCCGACCTCCGCTTCCGCCGCGGAGGTGGCGAGCACGATTCGCAAGCCTCGCTCGGCGCAGGCGCGCAGCAGATCGGCCGCCCGGGGCAGCGGCGTGAGCCGTTCCCAGTACTCGGCGTACAGGGTGTCGTGCGCGTCGCGCAGCTTGGAGTCGGCGTCGCGATCCCGCTCGGGCCCGAGCAGGTGGTCCAGGAGCTTGTCCGAACCCATCCCGATCGAGCGGTGCACCATCGCCATCGGCACCGGCTGGTCGGTCTGGCGCAACGCCTCCCACCAGCTCACGGTGTGCAGGTAGGTGGTGTCGACCAGGGTGCCGTCGACGTCGAAGAGGATTCCGGAGGGTTTGTCGGTACGCATGGGCGTCCTCCTACCCGTTCGGGCGGTCTTCAGGCGGCACTCGGGTTCCGGGTGCGGATCTCGAACCAGACCGTGGAGCCGCGGACCGACGGGTCGGTGCCCCAGGCGTCGCTGAGCTCCTCGATCAAACCGAGACCGCGCCCGCGACTGCTCAACGTGTCGGTGCGAGCCCGGGTCACGGTGCCCCGGGTGCCGGAATCGGCGACCGAGACCAGCAGCCGCTCGGGGCTGAGGTCGATCTCCACCCGGGCGGCCGTGCCGGCGTGCAGCAACGCGTTGGTCGTCAGCTCGCTGGTGCACAACACCGCAGCCCCGATCACCGACTCGGCCACCTGCCACTCGGTGAGCTGACCGGTCATCCAGTGCCGGACCCGGCTCGGCGCGGTCGGCTCCGCGGGCATCTCCATGCTCGCCGACCGGCTCGGCTTGAGGGCGTGCTCGACCGCCAACACGGCCACGTCGTCCTCGGTGCTGCCCGGCACCGCTGCGGTGGCCACCGCGCACAGTGCGCGTGGGTCGCCGCTGCCGGCCTTGGCGACGGCGTCGCCGAGGGTGGTCAGCCCGGCGTCGAGGCTGTGCCGGCGGCGTTCCACCACTCCGTCGCTGAACAGCAGCAGGGTGTCGCCGGGGCGGAACGGGACCGTCGTGGTGCCCGGTCGGCCGCCCAGACCCAGCGGAGGGCCGGCCGGGACGTCGAGGTATTCGGCGTGCGGGCGGCCGTCCGGGTCGCCGCGGCGGATCAGCGGCGCGGGGTGCCCGGCGCTGGCCAGGGTCAGCTCCCGCCGCTCCGCGTCGATCACCCCGAACACCACGGTGACGAAGAGTTCGTGGGTGCCGGCCTCCACGCCCAGGCTGGTCACCAACCGGTCCAGCCCGGCCAGCACGGCGTCCGGCGCGGGGTCGGCCAGAGCCAGCGCGCGCAGCGCGGCCCGGACCTGACCCATCCGTGCGGCGGCCTGCACGTCGTGGCCGGCGACGTCGCCCAGCACCACGCCCAGCGCGCCGTTGGGCAACAGGAAGGCGTCGTAGAAGTCGCCGCCGGCGGCGTTGCCGTCGACCCCCGGGTCGTAACGGGCCGCGATCCGCAGCCGGGGTAGGTCCGGCAAATGTTCCGGCAGCATGCTGCGCTGCAACAACTGGGCGGTGCCGTGCTGGGTCTCGAAGCGGCGGGCCCGCTCGGCGGCCTGACCGATCAGCTCGGCCGACGCGGCCAGCAGCGCCCGCTCGGCCGGCGACCAGGTGTGCGGAGCCTGGTAGCCGACCGCCAGCCCGCCGCGCACCACCGAGGTGCCCAGCGGCAGGGCCGCCATCGCCCGGACCTTCTGGTCGTGGCGGTCCACGGCGGTGTCCCGCAGCGGTTGCCCGTCACCGACGAACGACGGGCCGCCGGAGCGTGCCGCCTGCACCACCGGTGTCGACCAGTCCACCGGCGCGCGCCGCCAGAGCGGGGGGAGTCGTTCGTCGGCCTCGTCCAACAACTCGCCGCGGACCCTTCGCACCATGCGCCAACCGCCGCCGCCCTCGTCGACGACGAACGAGGTCTGGTCGGGGTCGAACGTGGTGATCGCGTACCGCAGCGCCACCCGGGCCACGTCGTCGAGGGTGAGCGTGCCGGCGAGCGCCGCGGCCACCTCGCTGAGACTCTGCAACTGCTCGGTGACGTGGGTGGTCTCGGCCGCGACCGTCAGCACTCCGACGATCTGCCCGATGCTGTCGCGCACCGGCGAGTAAGCCCGGGTGAAGACCGCCTGCTCCGCCGTCGGGGAGTGGCCACGGACCAGGGGCAGCGTCGACTCCTTCTCCAGGAATGGCACCCCCTGCTGGTAGCAGCGCTCGATCACCGCACCGACGCCCGGGAGCGCCCAGATCTCCGCGAACACCTCGGCGGCCGGCCGCCCGAGGGCACCCGGGTGTTTGGTGCCCAGCAGCTCGGCGTAGCCGGCGTTGTAGAGCAGCACGAGGTCGTCGCCGTACGCCAGGGCCATCGGCATCGGCGAGGCGAGGATCAGCTCGACGACGGCTCGGACCGTCACGTCCCAGCCGTCCGGCGGGCCCAGTGGCGTGCCGGCCCAGTCGTGGGCGAACACGGCGGCGACCGTACCGGACCCGGAGGACGCGCCGGAGCCGGGAGTTGCTGGCGTGGGGACTCGCCCGACCGTTCCTGGCATGTCCGCAGCCTAGTCCGCCGGTCGGAGAAGGCATCCGATCATGGCCGTGGGGCGTAGCCGGCACCGGGAGCGGTGGACGTTCGGGCAGTTCAGAGCCCCTGTTGGGCGGCTTGTCGCAAAAATGGCGGCGCTCTGCGCGGACTGCCACACCGGTTGCCGGGTATGCGCCCGGCGCAGTCCATGCGACAGGAGGGACATCATGCTGAAAACCCTCGCGGTCCGGCAGGCCGACATCGGCGATGCCATCGCCGACACCTGGAGGTCAGTGCTGCTCTTCATCCCGAAGGCAGTGGCCTTCATCGTCATCCTCGTGATCGGCTGGCTCATCGCCAGAGCCGTCCTCAAGATCGTGGATACGGTGCTGGAACGGGTGCGCTTCGACCAAGCGGTCGAACGCGGCGGTATCAAACGGGCCCTGGAGAGAACGAAGTACGACGCCAGCGACATCCTGGCCAGACTCGCGTACTACGCCGTACTGCTGTTCACGCTCCAGTTCGCCTTCGGAGTCTGGGGACCCAACGCGATCAGTGACCTGATCAGCGGCGTGGTGGCCTGGCTGCCGCGCGCGTTCATCGCGATCGTCATCGTGGTGGTGGCGGCCGCGATCGCCAACGCCGTCCGAGATCTGGTCACCGGCGCGCTGGGAGGGCTCTCGTACGGCAAGGTCCTGGCCGACCTGACGGCGATCTTCATCATCGCTCTCGGCGTGATCGCCGCGTTGAACCAGGTGGGTATCGCCACCACAGTGACGACCCCGGTGCTGATCGCGGTGCTCGCCACGGTCGCCGGCATCCTGATCGTCGGTGTCGGTGGTGGTCTGGTGAAGCCGATGCAGAACCGTTGGGACGGCTGGTTGCGTCGGGCGGCCGAGGAGGCTCGGGCGGTGCAGCAGCAGCGTCAGGCCAGCACGGCCGGGCGCAGCGACGTGGAGCGGCAGATGGCCGACCGCAGCGGGGACCGCACCCAGGCCATGCCTCGGGTGGACGAAGCCCAGCAGTACCGCTCGTAACACGCGGAACAGCACGGCTGGTGGGGAGGGTGTTCCGCGTCCGACGCGGGATGCCCTCCTCGCGTGTCAGGCCCGGTCGAGCGAGCGGGCCAGCGCGCAGACGGCGAGCAGTCGGGTGAGCAGCCAATCCGGGCGACTCCAGTCGACCGGACCACCCGGTGGGCTCCAGCCGTGCTCCAGGGCAGCCGCGCGCACCCCCTCGGCGTAACCGGCGAGCATCGCCGCGCTCAGCGGTTGGCGGTCCCCGTCGAGGCTGTCCCGGACGGCGGCCGCGTGCTGGTCGACGAGGGCCAGCAGCCCCGGTCGCGCCGCGGCGGCGGCCAGCCCGACGGTGCCGACGGAGACGGTGAGGGCGGCCAGGGTGGACCACGCCGAGTCGACGGCGGTACGGGGGGCGACCCGGGTGAACGGCACACGCATGGTGACCGAGGCTAACCGACCGGTGACCGCGTCGACCTCGGCCGCTCGGCGGATGTCGGCTGCGCCACCGGGCGACCAGTGCTGACCGTGGGGGTTGATCCGGCACAGACGGGGCAGCAGGAGAACTACCCGCGGATGGTGGCACACGGCACGGAGGCACGGATGGGACAGCTGGCGGACGGACCGGACGAGCAGCACCAACGGCCCGCCGGCGTGAGCGACGCGACGGTCGCCGCGCTCGGCAAGCTCAGCGAGGCGCTGGAGTGTGTGGAGCGGGCCCGGGGGCACCTGTACTCGATGCACCAGCTGATCGGGCACGCCGACCTGATGCTCGACGACGCGGTGGAACAGTTCCGCGCCGCCGGGCATCCACGGCTCGCCGAGCGGATCGGCACCGAGTTGCGGGGACGCAACGTCATCGCCGGGCGGTGGACGTTCCAGATCGTCGAGGACTTCGACGACGGTTACCACGCGCTGTTCCGGGAGGTGGACCAGCAGGCCCGGGACGAGCTGGTGGGCGGGCGACGCCATCTCTACGAGGCAGAGATGAAGGAACGCCGCCGCAGCCCGGGCCAGCCGGGGCACGAGGCCCGGCCGGGCCTCGCGCTCTAGCCTCGCGCCCTAGTCGCTTGTCGCGTTCGTGGGGCGTCGCCGGGCCGCGTCGTCGGCGATGATCACGGTGGCCACCATCAGCGCGACACAGAGGCTGAACAGCCACGACTCGTCGGCGACGAGCCAGGCGGACACGGGCGCCTGCAGCGCGGCGAGCAGGAAGCCGAGCCAGGCCAGCCGGCGCTGACGGGTCGAGAGGATCCCAGAGCCTTGATGCATCCCGAAATTCTTACGCGAACACGCCGGATTGCCGTCCCCCGATCGGCCGATTCTGGATGAGCTGTCCGTTTTCTCAACCGTCCGGACACGACTTCTTTGCGCCGCGAGCGATCCGGTGCCGTCGACACTAGGGTGCCCTGCGGCAGGATGCTGTCTCGTGTCCACCGCGCCCGCGCGCCCCCGCGCCTCGCTGCTCCTGCTGGCCTACCTCGCGTTCGTCAGTCTCGGCCTGCCCGACGGGCTGCTCGGCGTCAGCTGGCCCTCGATGCGGGGCGACTTCGACGTGCCGACCGAGGCGGTCGGGTGGGTACTCACCGCCGGCACCGTCGGTTATCTCACCTCCAGCGTGCTGGCCGGCTTCACGCTGGCCCGGGTCGGCGTGGGCGCGCTGCTCGCCGGCAGCACCCTGCTGGCCAGCCTGGCGCTGACCGGTTACTCGGTGAGCCCGGTGCTGGCCGTGCTGGTGGGTTGCGCGCTGCTCCTCGGGCTCGGCTCCGGCGCGATCGACTCCGGGCTCAACGCGTACGCCGCCGGGGCGTTCGGGCCACGCGAGATGAACTGGTTGCACGCCTTCTTCGGCCTGGGTGTGGCCATCGGCCCGCTGATCATGACCGGGGTGCTCAGCGCCGGGCTCGCCTGGCGGTGGGGTTACGGCATCGTGGCCGCCGCCCAACTCG is a window of Micromonospora sp. WMMD961 DNA encoding:
- a CDS encoding HAD family hydrolase; the protein is MRTDKPSGILFDVDGTLVDTTYLHTVSWWEALRQTDQPVPMAMVHRSIGMGSDKLLDHLLGPERDRDADSKLRDAHDTLYAEYWERLTPLPRAADLLRACAERGLRIVLATSAAEAEVGALRRALAADDVIDTITSSADAEQSKPAPDILVAALEQSGLAAERVVFVGDSVWDVVAAGKLDIPCVGLTCGGTSRGELAGAGAVAVYDDPAALLGELADSPLTRARE
- a CDS encoding cation:proton antiporter, with translation MEPVDVAFALVGVGALLAGILPRVLEYRPLSMPIAFLALGMVVFLLPVGLPTPDPLAHPELATHLTEIGVIVALMGAGLKIDRPLSWRKWSSTWRLLAIAMPLCIAAVALLGWWWAGLVPAAALLLGAALAPTDPVLAADVQVGEPTDVEDSEDEVRFALTSEAGLNDGLAFPFVYAAIAIASTSLAPREWFVEWFTVDVLWKVGVGVGGGLLIGWLLGKLFFRAPSTLRLARHAEGFLALAATFLAYGLVEVVGGYGFLAVFVAARAIRAAERTHEFHSVLHDFAEQVERLLTLVLLLLLGGAIVGGLLIPLTWSAAAVGLALVFLIRPLVGWLSLRGAPGRPAEHWVISSFGIRGVGSFYYLAYATTKADFPQAELLWATVGLVVLVSVVVHGITATPVMQLLDREGERTADPPERDTDARPVAAAGHS
- a CDS encoding YfcE family phosphodiesterase gives rise to the protein MRLVLTADTHVPKRARDLPGPLWAAIEAADVVVHAGDWVDETLLDAMTARSRRLVGVYGNNDGPALRARLPEVARVDLDGLRVAVVHETGPRTGREKRCAALFPDVDLLVFGHSHIPWDTEAPGGLRLLNPGSPTDRRSQPHATYLSATISAGRLTEVTLHRLTRD
- a CDS encoding DUF6401 family natural product biosynthesis protein, whose translation is MRVPFTRVAPRTAVDSAWSTLAALTVSVGTVGLAAAAARPGLLALVDQHAAAVRDSLDGDRQPLSAAMLAGYAEGVRAAALEHGWSPPGGPVDWSRPDWLLTRLLAVCALARSLDRA
- a CDS encoding SpoIIE family protein phosphatase, translated to MPGTVGRVPTPATPGSGASSGSGTVAAVFAHDWAGTPLGPPDGWDVTVRAVVELILASPMPMALAYGDDLVLLYNAGYAELLGTKHPGALGRPAAEVFAEIWALPGVGAVIERCYQQGVPFLEKESTLPLVRGHSPTAEQAVFTRAYSPVRDSIGQIVGVLTVAAETTHVTEQLQSLSEVAAALAGTLTLDDVARVALRYAITTFDPDQTSFVVDEGGGGWRMVRRVRGELLDEADERLPPLWRRAPVDWSTPVVQAARSGGPSFVGDGQPLRDTAVDRHDQKVRAMAALPLGTSVVRGGLAVGYQAPHTWSPAERALLAASAELIGQAAERARRFETQHGTAQLLQRSMLPEHLPDLPRLRIAARYDPGVDGNAAGGDFYDAFLLPNGALGVVLGDVAGHDVQAAARMGQVRAALRALALADPAPDAVLAGLDRLVTSLGVEAGTHELFVTVVFGVIDAERRELTLASAGHPAPLIRRGDPDGRPHAEYLDVPAGPPLGLGGRPGTTTVPFRPGDTLLLFSDGVVERRRHSLDAGLTTLGDAVAKAGSGDPRALCAVATAAVPGSTEDDVAVLAVEHALKPSRSASMEMPAEPTAPSRVRHWMTGQLTEWQVAESVIGAAVLCTSELTTNALLHAGTAARVEIDLSPERLLVSVADSGTRGTVTRARTDTLSSRGRGLGLIEELSDAWGTDPSVRGSTVWFEIRTRNPSAA
- a CDS encoding FAD-dependent oxidoreductase; amino-acid sequence: MVVVGAGIAGMACAVELVRAGVPVRVRERAHVCGGRMASKRFGGRPADIGAAYFTASDPDFTAVVEQWRAAGLVREWTDTFQSYDRDGRRDVPGPMRFAAPRGLRSLVEHLAGAVPVTVDRLVLTIEPGPTVDGESCAAVALAMPGPQAALLLDPALADATRVVQAQRWSPTMAAVLRFPTRRWPEFRGAFVNDHPVLSLVCDDGDRRGDGAPVLVAHTVAEFAAGHLAQPSGAGPAIEQAVRDLLGLPEPAVDVHVHRWTYAKPTAHTDDATHHLDADGIGLAGDAFGKPQVQTAWRSGRDLGRALAARLT
- a CDS encoding DUF3072 domain-containing protein — protein: MTDRDNQQADQSAAIKDPDEWVTGDEPPTAAQESYLHTLAREAQADLPDDLTKAEASKQIDELQARTGRGQ